The Ptychodera flava strain L36383 chromosome 14, AS_Pfla_20210202, whole genome shotgun sequence genome segment AATCCTTACTCCTACTTTTGAAGACTCAATTTTCCCGAAAATGCCTAAAATCAGCTGCACCTGCTTCAGTATTGCAGATTTGCTTACACTAAGTTACAGTTTATGCTATTTGGTTATGAAACGAATACCATTGTTGGACACAATGTTCAGGCTCCTCTTATTTCATGTACTTTCACTGACTTAGCACCTAAAGATTTATCACAGAAATGTGTTTGCTGCTTATGTCGCTTTGCCGATAAAATTTGGGGAAGAGTACAGTTTACAGTCTCAGACCTACAGTAGTTCTACATGCGTAGCAACTTGCAGAATGCTACTATGTGGGTCACTAATGCAACTCAAAAGAGTTATCTCTTCATGTTTTGAAGATGGCAGGAGCACTATGGAAGAAGACTTCATGATACTTCCAAATATTACGAACACAACAACATTAGGTACCCAATAAATACACAATCCTCTTTGCACTGTCTAGTTTCATCACAACTCCCATAGGTACCAATTGACATCTGACATTTGAGAACATTACAACAAGCTTTCGCACATTACACATCCCACTGTTGCACACGTTTGTCCTCGGGAATCAGTGTCCAATTGGGTGAATGTTTGTCACTTGCTAACCAATTAAAATCATCAACGTCATCCCAGTTGTTTCTGTTCCTGTCTAAACCCGTCGTCTTGTAGTGTTCTTCGATGCCGTCGTAGCTCCAGTTGTAAGGTGCAAACTCAACCCCGGTGGTGTCTTCGATGATGGCCTTGCTGGTGACGTGGAGATAAAACTTCGTATTCTTTGTCGTGTGTACGCGGAGCTGCTGGCAGGACAGCACCAATGTAGAGTCCACGCAATTCGTTGCGAATACCGATCCAGGAACTGGTCCGCAGAAGACGCGACAGTCCTTCAGATCGCTGACGTGCACAGCGCTAGGGGCACCTGTTATTTTCACTACGCAGCCGGTCAAACGAAACAGACCTACGTCCTTGTTGTTCGTCGTGTTTGCGTCCAAAGACACGGTCTCGTTCGTCTTGTCGGACACACTGCACTCCATCTTAGCGGTGTCCGATATGACCTGTGCCATATCTGATACCTTCTTGCCGCCGTCGACTTCAGCAGCCTTTTTAGGCGCACCACTGTTCTTTTTCCGCGCTTTGAACGCGAACTTCTTCTTCGGTAGGAGTTCCTCTCTCTTTGTTGAAATCAAACTTTGCAGCTTTTCTACATTTTCTTGTGCTGTCTTGATATCATAGGACGGCAAAAACATTGTAGAGTCATTTACAAACttctgtaaattctgaacagcatGCGATATCTCGTCAAAATGATGATTCACCTTCGATTTGTCAACATCACCGTCATTCTCCATGAGATCCAGTTTCAGCTCGATCTTTAATTTTTCTTGCGCGAACATACTAGTAAAGTAATCGACCTTTTCATGCTTCAAAGAGGCATTCTCACGCTCAGTTCGTTTCCTCTCGATTTCCGCAAGTCTTTCTTCTTCCCTCTTCTGCAGTCGCCCTGTCATTTTCTCCCTCTTTTCGTCCATATTAGTGATGCATTGATCTCCACCGGCAAGTGCTGTACCTTCCGTTGCTCCGTGGGCTgccattttgataaaatatgtgGTCACTGCGCGCGCGCATTGGCTTTTCACCTATAGGTCACAATGGGTCACAGTTCACCGACACATGTGATTCAGATATTCACAGCGCCAAGGCATGCTGCAGGGTCGTGTCGTCTCTATTGATtgggataatttatga includes the following:
- the LOC139149620 gene encoding tubulin-specific chaperone C-like gives rise to the protein MAAHGATEGTALAGGDQCITNMDEKREKMTGRLQKREEERLAEIERKRTERENASLKHEKVDYFTSMFAQEKLKIELKLDLMENDGDVDKSKVNHHFDEISHAVQNLQKFVNDSTMFLPSYDIKTAQENVEKLQSLISTKREELLPKKKFAFKARKKNSGAPKKAAEVDGGKKVSDMAQVISDTAKMECSVSDKTNETVSLDANTTNNKDVGLFRLTGCVVKITGAPSAVHVSDLKDCRVFCGPVPGSVFATNCVDSTLVLSCQQLRVHTTKNTKFYLHVTSKAIIEDTTGVEFAPYNWSYDGIEEHYKTTGLDRNRNNWDDVDDFNWLASDKHSPNWTLIPEDKRVQQWDV